The Streptomyces sp. NBC_00306 sequence AGCGAGTCGGGGCGCTGCGCCTCCGAGAGGCTGCGCGCCTCGGCCAGCAGCGAGTCGAGGGATGCCGCGGGCGCGGGGACCGGGGCCGGGCGCGGCACCGGGACGGGCCGGGAGGGGCGCAGCCCCAGCGGCAGCCGTTCCAGCAGCGGTTCCTGGTCCATCCGTTCCCGGATCGTGCGGCTCACCTCAAAGCTGCCGTTGCGCTCGTCGAACCGCGCCGCGAGAGCGAGGGCCTCCTTGCGGGCGTGCACGGCCAGTTCGCGCGCCGTCCAGTCGCGGCCGCCCGGTCCGGCGAGACTCTGCTCCCCGTGGCCGAGGGCGGTGAGCCGGTCGGTGAGCAGCGCCGTCACCGCGAGGTAGCCCATCAGGCTGCTCGGCTCCCCGGAGTCGGTGAAGTACGCCGGACGCTCGGCGAGGATCTCCAGACCGCGTGCCTCGTTGCCCGTCAGCGCCAGGAACTCGACGTGCTGGGCGACGGCGCTGCGCATGCTCTCCATCGAGCGCACCATCCGGTGGCCCCGCAGATGGTGTGCGCGGGCCTGGTCCGGCCGCCCGAGACGGAGCAGGGGCAGCAGCGAGGACGAGAGCACGGCGTGCGGCTCGTGAGCACAGCTGAACTCGCCCTCGTACACCGGCCGCCAGGTCTCCAGCGCCTCCGCGTCGTCGCCGCGGTGCGCCAGGTACGAGCCCTGGGCGCGCAGCTCGCAGGCCCGGCAGTCGCTCTTGTTGTCGCGGTCCGCCGCCTGCCAGGCCGCGTACGCGCGCTCCGCGCGCTCCGTGTCGCCCACATGGCGTGCGATCCGCAGCTCGCCCTGGCGCACGGCACGCTCGGAGTGCCCGGCGACCCGGTAGCGGTGCTCCATCTCGCCCTGCCACTTCTCGATGGAGGCGAGCGGGATGTGCGGCTGGTCGATCATGCCGCTGGAGACCCACTTGAACATCCAGAACAGACTGTGCGTCTGCTGTCCGTCGAAGTCCCCGGGCCGTTCGTCCCACATACGCAGCAGCCGCGAGAACGGGACGAACATCTTGTCCGCCTCGGAGCTGTAGTTGTAGACCTGCATCAGATGGTTGAGGCCGTCGATCAGCAGCTCGGTGTCGCCCGACTGCTCGATGCCGGCGAATATCCGCTCCGCGCGGGCGTTGCGCGCCGGGCCCTCCGGCTCCTCGTAGTTGTCGGCCAGGGCCTGCCGCAGGGATGTGACGTCGGTACTCATCGGCCGTTCTCCTGGTCGTGGGTGGCCCATTCGAGCAGGCCGACGAACGCGCGGTTGAGCAGCGCGGAGTCGGCCGGGCGCAGCGGCCGCTGCGCCATCAGCAGGGCCTGCCCGTACAGGGCCTCCGTCGCGGTCCCGGCGAGTTCCCTGTCGTCGAGCGAACTGATCCTGCGGATCAGGGGGTTGAGGTGGTTCAGCACCAGCCGGGCCCGCGGCGCGCTGCCGCGCAGCGACCCGAGGATGCCGGCCCACAGATCGTCCGCCTGCTCCTCCGCCTCGGCGCGCGAGCGCTCATGACGGGCCGCACGGTCGTCCAGATGCAGTGCGGGCACGGTCAGCGGATGGAAGGCGCGCAGCGCCACGTCGCAGCCCAGCGGATCGAGCTTGGCGCGGGCCGCCGCGAGGAAGCCCGCCAGCGCGAGTTCGGCGTCCGGGTCCACGGTGTCGAGATGCGCGGTGACGGTGTCGGCGTCCAGTTCGGCGACGACGGTTCCGGGCCGTACCGAGGGGAGCTTCTCGACCAGTTCGGTGTCGTACGTGTAGCCGCCGTTGACGACACCGATGCCCTGCGCGGACGCGATCGGTGCGACCTGGCGGTACTCCTCCACGGTGCGCGTGAAGTGCACCACCGGATGCCGGCGGGCGAACTCCTCCAGCGAGAGCGAGCCGTCGGTCGTCTCGAACGGCAGCCACGGCAGCATCGTGCGCAGCATCTCGCCGTCGTGCCTGGCCAGCGACTTCACACCCAGGTGGTGGACGGACAGGAACTGCGCCAGCCGGTCGGGATCACCGGCCGCCAGAGCGGTGAGCCACTCCCTGATCCGGGCGCCGAGCGCCTCCCGCACGGCCGCCAGCGTCTCGTCGGCGTACAGCGACTCGCGGGAGGCGGTGGGCCGCAGCGAGTCGGTGTCGATCACACAGCGTACGAAGAAGGCCCAGTCCGGGAGGAGTTCGTCGGCCCGGTCGGTGAGCAGCATGCCCTTCAGATGCACCCGGTGGCCGGAACGCTGGGCGGGGCTGACGGCCTGGGGCAGGACGTAGGCGACTCCGCGGACCCCGGCGAGCGGGACGTTCAGGTCGAGCGAGTCGAGCGGGGTGAAGCCGAACAGCTCGTGGCAGTGGCGCGCAAGAGCCACCCGGCGGGCCGCCGGGCCCGGGTGGGCGCGGTCCCAGGGCGAGGGCAGATCGGTGACCGCGGTGTCCCCGACCCGTACGTCGTAGGGCAGCAGCGAGCCGAAGTCCCGGGCGAGCGCGAGCACCCGCTCCTCGGTCAGCCAGTCGCCGCTGCCCGGGCGGGCGGTCAGGTGCACGGTCGTGCCCGGCTCGGGACGCGCGCTGTCCGGCAGCGTACGCACGGTGTACGAACCGTCGTCACGGGCCGACCACTCCACGGGCGGCGCGTCCGGCGTCCGCGCCGAACGGCTGACCACGCGGATCTCGGCCGCCACGACGAAGCAGGCGAGCAGCCCGATGCCGAACTGGCCGAGGAAGTCGGCGCGCGCCGAGGCGATGCCGTCGGCACCGGCACGCTTGGAGCTGCGCCCGATCGTGGCGAGCAGGCTGTGCACATCGCTCTCGGTCAGACCGATGCCGGAGTCCTCGACGCGCAGCCGCCCGTCCTCGGCGAAGAGGCGTACCCGCGCGGGCGCGTCCGGTTCCTCGGCCCGCCGGGCCGTGATCGCGTCCACGGCGTTCTGCAGCAGTTCGCGCAGATACACCTTGGGGCTCGAATAGAGGTGATGGGAGAGAAGATCCACCAGGCCGCGCAGATCCACCTGGAAGGTGTGCGGGGTGGTCTCGGACGTGGGTCGCGTGGTCTCAGAAGTCATCGTCGCTGCGCCGGTGGGGGGACGAGCGGCGGCGCGGGTCGGGCGATCCCGTCGAAGGTGATCGCGGCGTGGGCAGGCAGCGGGGAAGGCGGGGGAGACCGCGCCATCCTAGGGTCCACGGCACCGGTGTGACCAGCGGTTATCCACAGCTGCACGACGTCTGTCGGTGCCGTGGTGTGCAATGGATCGCGTGTCCGCGCTCGACGAACCCCTGAAGAAGACGCTCGGAGCCGCCACCGCGAAGGTGATGGCCGAGCAGCTCGACCTGCACACCACCGGCGATCTGCTGCACCACTACCCCCGGCGTTATGAGGAGCGCGGCCAGCTCACCCGGCTCGCCGAGCTGCCGCTGGACGAGGACGTCACCGTGGTCGCGCAGGTCGCCGACTCCCGGGTGCACACCTTCAACGCCGGCCGCGGCAAGCGGCTGGAGATCACCATCACGGACGGCAGCGGCCGGCTCCAGCTGGTCTTCTTCGGCCGGGGTGTGCACAAACCGCACCAGGAACTGCTGCCCGGCAGCCGGGCGATGTTCGCCGGCAAGGTCTCCGTCTTCAACCGCAAGCTCCAGCTGGCCCACCCGACGTACGCCAAACTCGCCGCCGACAGCGGGGACGACTCCGCCGACGTCGAGTCCTGGGCGGGCGCGCTCATCCCCATCTACCCGGCCTGCAAGGGGCTGGAGTCGTGGAAGATCGCCAAGGCGGTCGACGCCGTGCTGCCGAGCGCCACGGAGGCGGTCGATCCACTGCCGCCCGCGCTGCGAGAGGGACGCGGCTTCGTCCCGCTGCCCGAGGCGCTGCTGAAGGTCCACCGGCCGCACACCAAGGCCGACATCGAGGACGCCCGGCAGCGGCTGAAGTGGGACGAGGCGTTCGTGCTCCAGGTGGCGCTGGCCCGGCGCCGCTTCGCGGAGACCCAACTGCCCGCCGTGGCCCGCCGGCCCGTCCCGGGCGGGCTGCTCGACGCCTTCGACGCCAAGCTGCCCTTCACCCTCACCGACGGGCAGATCAAGGTCACCGAGGAGATCTTCGGCGACCTGGCCACCGAGCACCCGATGCACCGGCTGCTCCAGGGCGAGGTCGGCTCCGGCAAGACCATGGTCGCCCTGCGCGCCATGCTCACCGTGGTGGACACCGGCGGTCAGGCGGCGATGCTCGCGCCCACCGAGGTCCTCGCCCAGCAGCACCACCGCTCCGTCGTCGAGATGATGGGCGAGCTCGCCGAGGGCGGCATGCTCGGGAGCGCGGAGAAGGCCACCAAGGTCGTGCTGCTCACCGGTTCGATGGGCGCCGCCGCCCGCCGGCAGGCGCTGCTCGACCTGGTGACCGGTGAGGCCGGCATCGTCATCGGCACCCATGCACTCATCGAGGACAAGGTGCAGTTCCACGATCTCGGACTCGTCGTGGTCGACGAGCAGCACCGCTTCGGTGTGGAGCAGCGCGACGCCCTGCGCTCCAAGGGGAAGCAGCCGCCGCATCTGCTGGTGATGACCGCGACCCCGATCCCGCGGACGGTCGCCATGACGGTCTTCGGTGACCTGGAGACCTCCGTACTGGACCAGTTGCCCGCCGGCCGCTCACCCATCGCCACCCATGTCGTCCCGGCCCAGGACAAGCCGCACTTCCTGGCACGCGCCTGGGAGCGCGTCCGCGAAGAGGTCGGCAAGGGCCACCAGGCGTATGTGGTGTGCCCCCGCATCGGCGACGGCGAGGACGAGAAGACGAAGAAGAAGTCCGCCGAGGACGAGGCGGAGAAGAGGCCGCCGCTCGCCGTCCTGGAGATCGCCGAGGAGCTCTCCCGCGGAGCCCTCGACGGGCTGCGCGTCGAG is a genomic window containing:
- a CDS encoding HSP90 family protein, with the protein product MTSETTRPTSETTPHTFQVDLRGLVDLLSHHLYSSPKVYLRELLQNAVDAITARRAEEPDAPARVRLFAEDGRLRVEDSGIGLTESDVHSLLATIGRSSKRAGADGIASARADFLGQFGIGLLACFVVAAEIRVVSRSARTPDAPPVEWSARDDGSYTVRTLPDSARPEPGTTVHLTARPGSGDWLTEERVLALARDFGSLLPYDVRVGDTAVTDLPSPWDRAHPGPAARRVALARHCHELFGFTPLDSLDLNVPLAGVRGVAYVLPQAVSPAQRSGHRVHLKGMLLTDRADELLPDWAFFVRCVIDTDSLRPTASRESLYADETLAAVREALGARIREWLTALAAGDPDRLAQFLSVHHLGVKSLARHDGEMLRTMLPWLPFETTDGSLSLEEFARRHPVVHFTRTVEEYRQVAPIASAQGIGVVNGGYTYDTELVEKLPSVRPGTVVAELDADTVTAHLDTVDPDAELALAGFLAAARAKLDPLGCDVALRAFHPLTVPALHLDDRAARHERSRAEAEEQADDLWAGILGSLRGSAPRARLVLNHLNPLIRRISSLDDRELAGTATEALYGQALLMAQRPLRPADSALLNRAFVGLLEWATHDQENGR
- the recG gene encoding ATP-dependent DNA helicase RecG, translated to MDRVSALDEPLKKTLGAATAKVMAEQLDLHTTGDLLHHYPRRYEERGQLTRLAELPLDEDVTVVAQVADSRVHTFNAGRGKRLEITITDGSGRLQLVFFGRGVHKPHQELLPGSRAMFAGKVSVFNRKLQLAHPTYAKLAADSGDDSADVESWAGALIPIYPACKGLESWKIAKAVDAVLPSATEAVDPLPPALREGRGFVPLPEALLKVHRPHTKADIEDARQRLKWDEAFVLQVALARRRFAETQLPAVARRPVPGGLLDAFDAKLPFTLTDGQIKVTEEIFGDLATEHPMHRLLQGEVGSGKTMVALRAMLTVVDTGGQAAMLAPTEVLAQQHHRSVVEMMGELAEGGMLGSAEKATKVVLLTGSMGAAARRQALLDLVTGEAGIVIGTHALIEDKVQFHDLGLVVVDEQHRFGVEQRDALRSKGKQPPHLLVMTATPIPRTVAMTVFGDLETSVLDQLPAGRSPIATHVVPAQDKPHFLARAWERVREEVGKGHQAYVVCPRIGDGEDEKTKKKSAEDEAEKRPPLAVLEIAEELSRGALDGLRVEVLHGRMAPDDKDDVMRRFAAGEVDVLVATTVIEVGVNVPNATAMVIMDADRFGVSQLHQLRGRVGRGSAPGLCLLVTEMPEATPARARLGAVAATLDGFELSRIDLEQRREGDVLGQAQSGVRSSLRMLTVIDDEEVIAAAREEAVTVVREDPELERLPELRTALDALLDKERERYLDKG